In Flavobacterium okayamense, a single window of DNA contains:
- a CDS encoding ABC transporter substrate-binding protein, whose protein sequence is MRWLVLILLTLLTISCNESKSNHEKGANGKELISNAKGLSIKDFDTFKLVTVTNTFPEATENYTYVLHKKGNKLPDSLSKYTSIEIPIQKVIVTSTTHIPSLEMLGVENSLKAFPNTNYVSSEKTRILIENGNVREIGNNQSLNTEIILDIQPDVIVGFSVDGDMKTYKNLERNGQKIILNSDWTEKTPLGKAEWIKFFGALYDKNEQADSIFNKIKTDYLEAVKLAKNTSYSPTIMAGSIYEDQWFLPQGDSWAAYFLIEANGDYLWKDSKGTGSLALSFESVLDKAKDADFWIGPGQFTSIEQILTSNPNYKYFKAVQNKNVYSFSSKKGKTGGVIYYELAPNRPDLVVKDLIKILHPNVLPEYQLYFFEKLN, encoded by the coding sequence ATGCGCTGGTTGGTTTTAATCTTACTTACTTTACTTACTATTTCATGCAATGAATCTAAGTCTAATCATGAAAAAGGAGCTAATGGAAAAGAACTAATTTCTAACGCAAAAGGTTTATCAATTAAAGATTTTGATACTTTTAAATTGGTAACAGTTACAAATACATTTCCTGAAGCAACAGAAAATTACACTTACGTTTTACATAAAAAGGGGAATAAACTTCCTGATAGTTTGTCTAAATACACTTCTATCGAGATTCCAATTCAAAAAGTAATTGTTACTTCCACAACACATATTCCATCACTTGAAATGCTTGGAGTTGAAAACTCATTAAAGGCATTTCCAAACACCAATTATGTATCATCAGAAAAAACACGTATTTTAATTGAAAATGGAAATGTTCGAGAAATTGGCAACAACCAATCGTTAAACACTGAAATCATTTTAGACATTCAACCTGATGTAATTGTTGGCTTTAGTGTTGATGGTGATATGAAAACCTATAAGAACCTTGAAAGAAATGGTCAAAAAATTATTTTAAATAGTGATTGGACTGAAAAAACACCTTTAGGAAAAGCGGAATGGATTAAGTTTTTTGGAGCTTTATATGACAAAAACGAACAGGCAGATTCAATTTTCAATAAAATTAAAACTGATTATTTAGAAGCGGTTAAATTAGCTAAAAACACATCTTATTCCCCAACAATTATGGCTGGGAGCATTTATGAAGACCAATGGTTTTTACCTCAAGGCGATAGTTGGGCTGCTTACTTTTTAATAGAAGCTAATGGAGATTATTTATGGAAAGATTCTAAAGGAACTGGAAGCTTAGCATTATCTTTCGAATCTGTTCTAGATAAAGCTAAAGATGCTGATTTTTGGATTGGTCCTGGACAATTTACAAGTATTGAACAAATACTCACTTCTAATCCAAATTATAAATATTTTAAAGCGGTTCAAAATAAAAATGTATATTCCTTTAGTTCTAAAAAAGGAAAAACTGGCGGCGTAATTTATTATGAATTAGCACCAAACAGACCTGATTTAGTAGTTAAAGATTTAATAAAAATATTACACCCAAACGTATTACCTGAGTACCAATTATATTTTTTTGAAAAATTAAATTAA
- a CDS encoding iron ABC transporter permease — MINSFQHKILFSILIILMVTLFIFNISLGSVTIPTNEIIKGLIGQRMEKESWEIILFQFRFPKAITAVFVGFGLSISGLLMQTLFRNPLAGPYVLGLSSGASLGVAFVILGSTLLPATIATFFLSSYGLTLASALGSFTVLSAVLIVAKRLKDTMAILIVGLMFSSFTSAIVSILSYFSTAEQLQKYTFWSLGSISNLSWKEVVILIFLVSFGILLSILVIKPLNALLLGERYAKSIGVNFKKTRFIIIIATSVLAGSITALVGPIAFIGLAIPHMAKLFFKTSNHSILLFGTLLLGGILMLICDSIAQLPGSDLTLPINAITSIFGAPIIIWLLVRKRKIQL; from the coding sequence ATGATTAATTCATTCCAACATAAAATATTGTTTTCCATTTTAATTATTCTAATGGTAACATTATTTATTTTCAATATCAGCCTAGGTTCAGTTACTATACCTACAAATGAAATTATTAAAGGGTTAATTGGGCAAAGAATGGAAAAGGAAAGTTGGGAAATCATTCTTTTTCAATTTCGTTTTCCTAAAGCCATTACTGCTGTTTTTGTAGGTTTTGGTTTATCAATTAGTGGTCTGTTAATGCAAACTTTATTTAGAAATCCTTTAGCGGGCCCTTATGTTCTAGGTTTAAGTTCAGGAGCTAGTTTAGGTGTTGCGTTTGTTATTTTAGGTTCAACATTATTACCTGCTACAATTGCCACATTTTTCTTATCAAGTTATGGATTAACTTTAGCTTCAGCTCTTGGAAGCTTTACGGTTTTAAGCGCTGTCTTGATTGTTGCAAAAAGATTAAAAGATACCATGGCAATTTTAATCGTTGGATTAATGTTCAGTAGTTTTACTAGTGCAATTGTTTCCATATTATCTTATTTTTCAACTGCAGAACAATTACAAAAATATACTTTTTGGTCACTTGGTAGCATAAGTAATTTATCGTGGAAAGAAGTTGTTATTTTAATTTTTTTAGTAAGTTTTGGAATTCTATTAAGCATCCTAGTTATTAAACCATTAAATGCACTTTTATTAGGAGAACGCTATGCAAAAAGTATCGGTGTGAACTTTAAAAAAACAAGATTCATTATCATAATTGCAACAAGTGTTTTAGCAGGAAGTATTACAGCTTTAGTAGGCCCAATAGCATTTATTGGTCTAGCGATACCCCATATGGCTAAATTATTTTTTAAAACTAGCAATCACAGTATTTTATTATTCGGCACTTTACTTTTAGGTGGGATTTTAATGCTTATATGTGATAGTATTGCACAACTACCGGGTAGTGATTTAACTTTACCTATAAATGCTATAACTTCAATTTTTGGAGCACCTATAATAATTTGGCTTTTAGTTAGAAAACGTAAAATTCAACTGTAA
- a CDS encoding ABC transporter ATP-binding protein encodes MSKTILHTKNLTIGYTKGKQKTVVQTNVSLTLNSGKLIALIGKNGIGKSTFLKTITGIIPPLDGEVELNNKNILSFETNALAQELSLVLTEALPSSDLTVYEIVALGRQPYTNWLGILTDEDKAKINEAIALTEIGNFIHKKHYEISDGQLQKVMIARALAQDTSLIILDEPTTHLDLVHKVTLLKLLQKLTHETNKTIIYSTHDLDLAIQMADDMIIFTEDAIFNDQPCSLISNGVFDKIFQNENIIFDPTIGKFKVT; translated from the coding sequence ATGAGCAAAACAATTTTACATACAAAAAATTTAACTATAGGTTATACTAAAGGAAAACAAAAAACGGTTGTTCAGACGAATGTTAGTTTAACTTTGAATAGCGGTAAATTAATAGCGTTAATTGGAAAAAACGGAATTGGGAAATCTACATTTCTAAAAACTATTACTGGGATTATTCCACCACTTGATGGAGAAGTTGAATTAAACAACAAAAATATTTTAAGTTTTGAAACCAATGCTTTAGCACAAGAATTAAGTTTAGTTTTAACTGAAGCACTTCCATCTAGTGATTTAACGGTTTATGAAATTGTTGCATTAGGCAGGCAACCTTACACCAATTGGTTAGGAATTTTAACCGATGAAGATAAAGCTAAAATTAATGAAGCAATTGCTTTAACCGAAATTGGAAACTTTATTCATAAGAAACACTATGAAATTAGTGACGGGCAATTGCAAAAAGTAATGATTGCAAGAGCTTTAGCTCAAGACACATCATTAATTATTCTAGACGAGCCTACAACCCATTTAGATTTAGTTCATAAAGTTACTTTATTAAAGTTATTACAAAAGCTAACACACGAGACTAATAAAACCATAATTTATTCTACACACGATTTAGATTTAGCTATTCAAATGGCTGATGATATGATAATATTTACTGAAGACGCAATTTTTAACGACCAACCATGTAGCCTAATTAGTAATGGAGTTTTTGACAAAATATTTCAAAATGAAAATATAATTTTCGATCCAACAATCGGGAAATTTAAAGTAACATAA
- a CDS encoding methyltransferase domain-containing protein: MANLNKDFWENRYISNEIGWDVGEITIPLKEYIDQIENKDLKILIPGAGNGYEFDYLISNGFKNVWVVDIAKQPLENLASRNPEFKNNFIQSDFFELNNEFDLIIEQTFFCALEPNLRSKYVDKMYSLLSKKGKIFGLLFDFELTEVGPPFGGCKEEYIELFTEKFNLKVLERAYNSIKPREGRELFFIFEKK; the protein is encoded by the coding sequence ATGGCGAATTTGAATAAAGATTTTTGGGAAAATAGATACATTTCTAATGAAATTGGTTGGGATGTTGGTGAAATAACAATTCCTTTAAAGGAATATATTGATCAAATTGAAAATAAAGATTTAAAAATTTTAATACCCGGTGCTGGTAATGGTTACGAGTTCGATTACCTAATTTCTAATGGTTTTAAAAATGTATGGGTAGTTGATATCGCAAAACAACCATTAGAAAATTTAGCATCAAGAAATCCTGAATTTAAAAATAATTTTATCCAAAGTGATTTCTTTGAACTAAATAATGAATTTGATTTAATTATCGAACAAACTTTCTTTTGTGCTCTTGAACCCAATTTGCGAAGTAAGTATGTTGATAAAATGTATTCACTTTTAAGTAAAAAAGGTAAAATATTCGGTTTATTATTTGATTTTGAATTGACAGAAGTTGGTCCACCTTTTGGAGGATGCAAGGAAGAATATATTGAACTGTTTACAGAAAAATTTAATTTAAAAGTTTTAGAAAGAGCATATAATTCAATAAAACCTAGAGAAGGAAGAGAACTCTTTTTTATCTTTGAAAAAAAATAA
- a CDS encoding pseudouridine synthase, with product MNHQHFVMHKPHGFLSQFIYEKKRNKRLLGELFSFPGGTMAIGRLDEDSEGLLLLTTDGMMSEIVRAKTIEKEYYAQVDGLITDEAIEQLQNGVEIGFKGIRYVTKPCDAKRIIELPDYIGEGRRIRDRRHGPTSWVSITVTEGKFRQVRKMTAAVGFPTLRLVRIRIGNIHLEGLKAGVVKEVNAFDL from the coding sequence ATGAATCACCAACATTTTGTAATGCACAAACCGCATGGCTTTTTAAGTCAGTTTATTTACGAAAAGAAGCGAAACAAACGTTTGTTAGGTGAATTGTTTTCTTTTCCGGGAGGAACGATGGCAATTGGTCGATTAGATGAAGATTCGGAAGGTTTGTTGCTGTTAACAACCGATGGAATGATGAGTGAAATAGTTCGAGCTAAAACTATTGAAAAAGAATATTATGCACAAGTCGACGGTTTAATAACGGATGAAGCCATAGAGCAATTGCAAAATGGAGTTGAAATTGGTTTTAAAGGTATACGTTATGTAACAAAACCTTGTGATGCTAAGCGTATTATAGAATTACCAGATTATATAGGTGAAGGCAGAAGAATTCGTGATAGACGTCACGGACCAACCAGTTGGGTTTCCATAACAGTAACAGAAGGTAAATTTCGTCAAGTACGTAAAATGACTGCTGCTGTTGGTTTTCCCACATTACGTTTGGTTCGTATTCGAATTGGAAATATACATTTAGAAGGACTAAAAGCTGGTGTAGTAAAAGAGGTTAATGCTTTTGACTTATAA
- a CDS encoding DUF4252 domain-containing protein, with protein sequence MKKVVLILVGLLAFSCSNKPTLQKYFVENSESTDFIALDLAPSIINTEKITLSDSEKEALNSFEKLNVLAFQKDSISDEKYNTEKEKVKTILKDEQYEQLMRFGSSKNGGSVYLVGEEDKIDEFVLFATGDDQGFVVARVLGDNMNPSNIINLMEVLRKSELDLAQLKPLQDALGKK encoded by the coding sequence ATGAAGAAAGTAGTTTTAATATTAGTTGGTTTGTTAGCATTTAGTTGTTCTAACAAGCCAACTTTACAAAAATATTTTGTTGAAAATTCAGAATCAACTGATTTTATCGCTTTAGATTTAGCTCCAAGTATAATTAATACTGAAAAAATTACTTTATCTGATTCAGAAAAAGAAGCACTAAACTCTTTTGAAAAATTAAATGTTTTAGCATTTCAAAAAGATTCAATTAGTGATGAAAAATACAATACTGAAAAAGAAAAAGTAAAAACCATTTTAAAAGACGAACAATATGAACAATTAATGCGTTTTGGAAGTTCAAAAAATGGAGGTTCCGTTTATCTTGTTGGCGAAGAAGATAAAATAGATGAATTTGTTCTTTTTGCAACAGGAGACGATCAAGGTTTTGTAGTAGCCAGAGTTTTAGGCGATAATATGAATCCTAGTAACATTATTAATTTAATGGAAGTACTTAGAAAATCAGAATTAGATTTAGCGCAATTAAAGCCTTTACAAGACGCTTTAGGCAAAAAATAA
- a CDS encoding shikimate kinase, with product MKIILAGYMGSGKSTIGKILSNFVRIPFYDLDEIIEKTEKKSIKSIFNDKGEIYFRKLESQIFNQFISENDNFILALGGGTPCYANNHLILQNDDINSFYLKANVNTLTERLILEKENRPLISNFNKEELNDYIRKHLFDRNHYYLQSKNIITIDNKSIEEIKNEILAILF from the coding sequence ATGAAAATTATATTAGCTGGCTACATGGGCTCTGGGAAGTCTACCATTGGAAAAATTCTTTCAAATTTTGTAAGAATTCCCTTTTATGATTTAGATGAAATTATTGAAAAAACTGAAAAAAAATCCATTAAATCTATCTTTAATGATAAAGGTGAAATCTATTTTAGAAAGTTAGAAAGTCAAATTTTCAATCAATTTATTTCTGAAAATGATAATTTCATTTTAGCACTTGGTGGCGGAACTCCGTGTTATGCAAACAATCATTTAATATTGCAAAATGATGATATAAATTCATTCTATTTAAAAGCCAATGTAAACACTTTAACAGAACGACTAATTTTAGAAAAAGAAAATCGTCCATTAATTAGCAATTTTAACAAAGAGGAATTAAATGACTATATTAGAAAACATCTTTTCGATAGAAATCATTATTACTTACAAAGCAAAAATATTATTACGATAGATAATAAATCTATTGAAGAAATTAAAAATGAAATTTTAGCAATTCTATTCTAA
- a CDS encoding FKBP-type peptidyl-prolyl cis-trans isomerase has translation MKRYQFFIAIVSLVIITVSCQKEDRVTAPPARPYAEVYPEDLEKIEEFLDTHYVVVDSDYNTNFFEIEEGGTETPISAMPELEFRNLYVEAHDVEYKIYFLNLRQGIGESVTRVDSAMVAYKGFSFQKATNTEVVAGETVTTEYTAQIFFDERISPIWFQLEDVIRGWGAIIPKFNTGTITNNPDGSVNYNDFGAGVMFLPSALGYYNSATGNIPSYAPLVFNFKLYNQKSRDHDFDRILSKYEYGDNTDIETFEIEANDTDGDGLPDYLDPDDDGDGFLTKSEIRYESSPGIYSYYDFSSIPTCSGGTLKKHLDPACN, from the coding sequence ATGAAAAGATATCAATTTTTTATTGCTATAGTAAGTTTAGTTATTATTACTGTTAGTTGTCAAAAAGAAGATCGAGTTACTGCTCCACCAGCAAGACCTTATGCAGAAGTTTATCCAGAAGACTTAGAAAAAATTGAAGAGTTTTTAGATACACATTATGTAGTTGTTGATTCGGATTATAATACAAATTTTTTTGAAATCGAAGAAGGTGGTACAGAAACACCAATATCTGCAATGCCTGAGTTAGAGTTCAGAAATTTATATGTAGAAGCTCATGATGTTGAATACAAAATTTATTTTTTAAATTTAAGACAAGGTATTGGTGAAAGTGTTACTCGTGTAGATTCTGCGATGGTTGCCTACAAAGGTTTTTCTTTCCAAAAAGCTACAAACACTGAAGTCGTTGCAGGAGAAACTGTAACTACAGAATATACTGCTCAAATATTTTTTGATGAAAGGATTTCACCAATTTGGTTTCAATTAGAAGATGTAATTAGAGGATGGGGAGCAATAATTCCTAAATTCAATACTGGAACAATTACTAATAACCCTGATGGTTCAGTTAACTATAATGATTTTGGAGCAGGTGTGATGTTTTTGCCTTCAGCTTTAGGATATTACAATTCTGCAACAGGAAACATCCCTTCTTATGCACCACTTGTATTTAATTTTAAGTTATATAATCAAAAATCAAGAGACCATGACTTTGATAGAATTTTATCAAAATATGAATATGGTGACAATACAGATATTGAAACTTTTGAAATAGAAGCAAATGATACTGATGGTGATGGACTACCTGATTATTTAGACCCAGATGATGATGGAGATGGTTTTTTAACAAAATCAGAAATTAGATATGAGTCTTCACCTGGAATTTATAGCTATTATGATTTTTCTTCAATTCCAACTTGTAGTGGAGGAACTCTTAAAAAGCATTTAGATCCAGCTTGTAATTAA
- a CDS encoding RNA-binding S4 domain-containing protein, protein MRVDKFLWCVRYFKTRGLAADAIKKGHVSVNGQVAKASREVYATDKIVLRKDQINYELTVLDIPQSRIGAKLVDIYRKDTTPLEAFEHLELLKLSKEHYRAKGTGRPTKKDRRDIDDYTEEGSYGEFE, encoded by the coding sequence ATGCGTGTAGATAAGTTTTTGTGGTGTGTCCGATATTTTAAAACGAGAGGTTTGGCTGCTGATGCTATTAAAAAAGGACATGTTTCGGTGAATGGTCAAGTTGCAAAAGCGTCTCGAGAAGTATATGCTACAGATAAAATTGTGTTGCGAAAAGACCAAATTAATTATGAATTAACGGTTTTAGATATTCCTCAAAGTAGAATAGGTGCAAAACTTGTAGATATCTATAGAAAAGATACAACACCGCTTGAAGCTTTTGAACATTTAGAATTATTAAAATTATCAAAAGAGCATTACAGGGCAAAAGGAACAGGAAGACCTACAAAGAAAGATAGAAGGGATATTGACGATTATACCGAGGAAGGTAGTTATGGCGAATTTGAATAA
- a CDS encoding phosphoribosyltransferase family protein, producing MHNIILNREEIQQKVTRISYQIYETFVDENEIIIAGIAKNGFLFAEKLANELSKISDLKITLCEVHIDKQNPQKEITTSISKNDYQNKGLVLVDDVLNSGTTLIYGVKHFLDVPLKKFKTAVLVDRNHKKYPVKADFKGISLSTSLHEHVQVVFEENDNYAYLE from the coding sequence ATGCACAACATCATTTTAAATAGAGAAGAAATTCAACAAAAAGTAACTCGTATTAGTTATCAAATTTATGAGACTTTTGTAGATGAAAATGAAATCATTATCGCTGGAATTGCAAAAAACGGATTCCTATTTGCTGAAAAGTTAGCTAATGAACTTTCAAAAATCTCTGATTTAAAAATTACACTTTGCGAAGTGCATATTGATAAACAAAATCCTCAAAAGGAAATTACTACTTCAATTTCTAAAAACGATTACCAAAATAAAGGTTTGGTTTTAGTAGATGATGTTTTAAATTCAGGAACTACTTTAATTTATGGAGTAAAACATTTTCTAGATGTTCCTTTAAAGAAATTTAAAACGGCGGTACTTGTAGATAGAAATCATAAAAAATATCCTGTAAAAGCAGATTTTAAAGGTATTTCTTTATCTACTTCTTTACACGAACATGTTCAGGTTGTTTTTGAAGAAAATGATAATTATGCTTACTTAGAATAG
- a CDS encoding TonB-dependent receptor plug domain-containing protein — protein MNQKFIKVSVFFMLTGVLSFAQEKDSLQIHELNEVVVSDTKFEQSKEKSGKIIDVITAEDLKAKQGQNLSSILSQVAGIEINGNQSANSKNQGVYIRGGRNRQVAIYIDGVPVVDASGINLEYDLRLIPVEQIEKIEVLKGSSSVLYGTGAATGVINITLKNSVEKNISGNAYWNVGTQNDSEKKDIDLNSFSQGFSVNGKIKKFSYLTSLNSTETKGFSEAEGEDYEEDMFSRINVLQKLGFQWNDKLSFNLFGNYDAIRNTFDNSYSGPLTSSDDLNNKSFSEQFRLGLQSIYKYKNGEFNLNLNGGTIEREVFLTNTWAGGIDNYNYSSRNANLDVVNKYNISKDFYVVTGLQVQYFDMEQIDAYTDLNNEMAKFNIFDPYATLIYNSKNGFNVNIGGRLNNHSDYGSHFVYNVNPSYNFKNIPLKVLVSYSTAYITPSLYQLFGPYGNEELKPEENATAEFGFEASLLNKKIILNAVGFYRQEQNKVDFFTDTTTWMSYYDNFDNEINAKGIETNITLDITEKIISKANYTFTQVEEQFSRYIPKHKVNVNLQYNASDRFNVSLDYQYLSERNDAYFDSFTFTTENVELDSCSIFNANLNYQLIKSRLSVFTSITNIFNEYFQETIGYNARGRNYKLGLNLTF, from the coding sequence ATGAACCAAAAGTTTATTAAGGTAAGCGTTTTTTTTATGCTTACTGGTGTGCTATCTTTTGCACAAGAAAAAGACTCATTACAAATACATGAGTTAAACGAAGTAGTGGTTTCCGACACTAAATTTGAACAATCAAAGGAAAAATCTGGAAAAATTATTGATGTTATTACTGCTGAAGATTTAAAGGCAAAACAAGGACAAAATTTAAGTTCAATTTTAAGTCAAGTTGCTGGAATTGAAATTAATGGAAATCAATCTGCGAATAGCAAAAATCAAGGTGTTTACATTCGCGGAGGTAGAAACCGTCAAGTTGCAATTTATATTGATGGAGTTCCTGTTGTAGATGCATCTGGAATTAATTTAGAATACGATTTACGATTGATTCCAGTAGAGCAAATTGAAAAAATTGAGGTTTTAAAAGGCTCATCAAGTGTTTTGTATGGAACAGGTGCTGCAACTGGTGTTATTAATATTACTTTAAAGAATTCAGTAGAAAAGAACATTAGTGGTAATGCTTATTGGAATGTAGGAACACAGAATGATAGTGAAAAAAAAGATATAGATTTAAATTCGTTTTCTCAAGGTTTTTCTGTAAATGGAAAAATTAAAAAGTTTAGTTATTTAACTTCTTTAAATAGTACTGAAACCAAAGGTTTTTCTGAAGCAGAAGGTGAAGACTACGAAGAGGATATGTTCTCAAGAATAAATGTCTTACAAAAGTTAGGTTTTCAATGGAATGACAAATTGAGTTTTAATTTATTTGGGAATTATGATGCAATTAGAAATACTTTTGATAATAGTTATTCAGGTCCATTAACATCAAGTGATGATTTGAATAATAAAAGTTTTTCTGAGCAATTTAGATTAGGATTACAATCGATTTATAAATATAAAAACGGTGAGTTTAATTTAAATCTAAACGGAGGAACTATTGAAAGAGAAGTTTTTTTAACGAATACTTGGGCTGGTGGAATAGATAATTATAATTATTCTTCAAGAAATGCAAATTTAGATGTAGTTAATAAGTACAATATTTCTAAGGACTTTTATGTTGTTACTGGTTTGCAAGTTCAATATTTCGATATGGAACAAATAGATGCATATACTGATCTAAATAATGAAATGGCTAAATTCAATATATTTGATCCTTATGCAACATTAATTTATAATTCTAAGAATGGATTTAATGTAAATATCGGAGGACGATTAAATAATCATAGCGATTATGGAAGTCATTTTGTTTATAATGTAAATCCGAGTTACAATTTTAAGAACATTCCATTAAAAGTTTTAGTATCATATAGTACGGCTTATATAACTCCAAGTTTATATCAATTGTTTGGGCCTTATGGTAATGAAGAACTTAAACCTGAAGAAAATGCTACTGCTGAATTTGGATTTGAAGCATCACTGTTAAACAAAAAAATTATTTTAAATGCGGTTGGTTTTTATAGACAAGAACAAAATAAAGTAGACTTTTTTACGGATACTACTACTTGGATGTCTTATTACGATAATTTCGATAATGAAATTAATGCAAAAGGTATTGAAACCAACATAACTCTTGATATTACTGAAAAAATTATTTCAAAAGCTAATTATACTTTTACACAAGTTGAAGAACAATTTAGTAGATATATTCCAAAACACAAGGTAAATGTAAATTTACAATATAATGCTAGCGATAGGTTTAATGTGTCTTTAGATTACCAGTATTTATCGGAACGAAATGATGCTTATTTTGATTCTTTCACTTTTACCACTGAAAATGTGGAGTTAGATTCGTGTTCAATTTTTAATGCAAATCTAAATTATCAACTAATTAAAAGTAGACTCTCAGTCTTTACTTCAATTACAAATATTTTTAATGAATATTTTCAAGAAACAATTGGATATAATGCACGAGGTAGAAACTATAAATTAGGTTTAAACTTAACTTTTTAA
- a CDS encoding dienelactone hydrolase family protein — protein MKKLSYLLFFMTFFVNAQLIKTTYHDGNQKLEGFFVKSKIKNPKNIGVLVLPAWMGIDEHAKEVAEDLSKLGYHAFVADIYGVDKRPNNTSEAGEIAGYFKTNYSEYQRRIQLALDELIKHGANKDEIAVIGYCFGGTGALEAARGNLNVKGVVSFHGGLGTDISRTPEKINCKVLVLHGADDPYVPQKHILEFQEEMRNSKADWQMVYYANAVHAFTHKDLDTDNSKGAAYNELADRRSWIAMKEFFNEIFK, from the coding sequence ATGAAAAAGCTATCTTATTTATTATTTTTTATGACCTTTTTTGTAAACGCACAACTAATCAAGACAACGTATCACGACGGTAATCAAAAATTAGAAGGATTCTTCGTGAAGTCTAAAATTAAAAATCCAAAAAATATTGGTGTTTTAGTTCTTCCTGCTTGGATGGGAATTGATGAACACGCTAAAGAAGTTGCTGAAGATCTATCTAAATTAGGTTATCATGCATTTGTTGCTGATATTTATGGCGTAGACAAACGACCAAACAATACTTCAGAAGCTGGTGAAATAGCAGGATACTTCAAAACCAATTATTCTGAATACCAAAGACGAATTCAATTGGCATTAGACGAATTAATAAAACATGGTGCGAACAAAGACGAGATTGCAGTTATTGGATATTGTTTTGGAGGAACTGGAGCTTTAGAAGCTGCAAGAGGAAATTTAAACGTAAAAGGTGTCGTTTCATTTCATGGTGGTTTAGGTACAGATATTTCAAGAACTCCAGAAAAAATAAATTGTAAAGTACTTGTTTTACACGGTGCTGATGACCCTTACGTTCCACAAAAACACATTTTAGAATTTCAAGAAGAAATGAGAAATTCAAAAGCCGATTGGCAAATGGTTTATTATGCCAATGCTGTGCATGCGTTTACTCATAAAGATTTAGATACCGATAATAGTAAAGGAGCTGCCTACAATGAATTAGCTGACAGAAGAAGTTGGATTGCAATGAAAGAATTTTTTAACGAAATTTTTAAATAA